A stretch of Faecalibacterium duncaniae DNA encodes these proteins:
- a CDS encoding carbohydrate ABC transporter permease, with the protein MQKAISKYWPVFVLPTLIAFIIGFIWPFIWGIFLSFQRFTTVSKTTFVGIQNYISVFQDSTFLHAFGFTAAFTVISTVLINVCAFAIAIVLTRGIKGTNIFRTVYFMPNLIGGILLGYIWQILLNGVLANLQKPLLALDAKAGFVGLVILMCWQQIGYMMIIYVAGLQSVPGDLIEAAKIDGASDREILFKIKLPMVMPSITICTFLTLTNSFKLFDQNVALTAGEPANASEMLALNIYNTFYGRSGAQWKGIGQAKAVVFFLIVVVISLAQLHFTRSKEVQQ; encoded by the coding sequence ATGCAAAAGGCCATCAGCAAATATTGGCCGGTGTTCGTGCTTCCTACGCTGATCGCGTTCATCATCGGCTTTATCTGGCCCTTTATCTGGGGCATCTTCCTTTCCTTCCAGCGCTTCACCACGGTGAGCAAGACCACCTTTGTGGGCATCCAGAACTATATTTCCGTGTTCCAGGATTCCACCTTCCTGCATGCGTTCGGCTTTACGGCAGCGTTTACCGTGATCTCCACTGTGCTTATCAATGTCTGTGCCTTTGCCATTGCAATCGTGCTGACCCGCGGCATCAAGGGTACCAACATTTTCCGTACCGTCTACTTTATGCCCAACCTGATCGGCGGCATCCTGCTGGGCTACATCTGGCAGATCCTGCTCAACGGCGTGCTGGCAAACCTGCAGAAGCCCCTGCTGGCGCTGGATGCCAAGGCCGGTTTTGTCGGTCTGGTCATTCTGATGTGCTGGCAGCAGATCGGTTATATGATGATCATCTACGTGGCCGGTCTGCAGAGCGTGCCCGGCGACCTGATCGAAGCTGCTAAGATCGACGGTGCATCTGACCGCGAGATCCTGTTCAAGATCAAGCTGCCCATGGTCATGCCCAGCATCACCATCTGCACCTTCCTGACCCTGACCAACAGCTTCAAGCTGTTCGACCAGAACGTTGCTCTGACCGCAGGCGAACCTGCCAACGCCAGTGAAATGCTGGCCTTGAACATCTACAACACCTTCTATGGCCGCTCCGGTGCTCAGTGGAAAGGCATCGGCCAGGCAAAGGCTGTGGTATTCTTCCTGAT